The Flaviramulus sp. BrNp1-15 genome includes the window TTTTTAGCGACCATACAGGTTGATGCTATAGAACAAGCTATTCAAAATATTATAGACGGAAAATATAAAATATCTGAGCGTAGTTTACTTTCAATTGAAACTACTCCAGAAAATAGCGATATTACATCACTTAATTTTGCTTTAAACGAAGTTACTGTTAGTAGAAAAAATACCACTTCTATGATTACAGTAGAAACGTATTTAGATGGCGAATATTTAACATCATATTGGAGCGATGGTTTAATTGTTTCTACTCCAACAGGCTCTACAGGCTATTCTTTAAGTTGTGGTGGTCCTGTAATAACACCTGGAGCAAACAGTTTTGTTTTAACTCCAATTGCACCACACAATTTAAGCGCACGACCATTAGTTATACCAGATTCTACCGAAATTCAATTAAAAGTTGATGGAAGAGAAGAACAACATTTAGTATCATTAGACTCAAGAATAGCTACTTTAGATAATGGTACATTGATAAAAATTAAAAAGGCAGATTTTAAAATAAAAATGATTGACCTTTTTGGCGAAAGCTTTTTAGACACACTTAGAAAAAAATTACTTTGGGGGGAAGACAAGCGTAATTAAAACAATAATTCAAAAGAAAATCTGTTTTACACTAATACTATTTGGTTCAGATTGTTATGGACTAATCTTATTTATTATATTTGCAAACTTTTGAATATTTATGAGGCATTTAATCATATTAGCTTTAAGCATTTTAACTATCAACTTAAGCCACTCTCAAATTAATGAAATAGGTGTTTTTGCAGGCGGCAGTAATTTTATTGGAGATGTTGGAGCAACAGATTATATCTCACCAAACCAATTAGCAATTGGTGGTATATATAAATGGAATAGAAGTAGAAGACATTCATATAGAGCGTCTTTAATTTTTAGTGAGTTGGAAGGTATTGATGTTAATTCAGATGATCCTAGACGTATTCAAAGAGGTTATGAATTTTCCAGTAAAATAATTGAAGCATCATTGGGTATAGAATTTACGTTTATGGATTTTAATCTTCATTCAGGAGAAAAAATAGGCACACCTTATTTGTATTCAGGAGTAAGTGCCACAAATCATGATAATCATTACTTTTTAAATGGTACTCAAACTCAAGAAAACACATCTAGTTGGGCATATGGTATACCTATGGCAATTGGTTATAAATCAAATTTTCTAGGTAACTTTATATTTGGCATTGAAATTGGAGCTCGATATACATTTTCTGATGAGCTTGATGGAAGTATTCCTAATGATCAATCCAAACAACAATTCCGTTTTGGAAATATAAATAACAATGATTGGTATGTGTTTTCTGGTATTACATTAACTTATACCTTTGGAGAAAATCCATGTTATTGTGTAGATTAAAATGAATTTAAAAGACAACATACAAACTAAAACATTACCAAAACATATTGCCATTATTATGGATGGTAACGGTCGTTGGGCCAAACAAAAAGGTATGATGCGTGCTTTTGGTCACGAAAATGGTACAAAATCAGTAAGACAAACGGTTGAGGCTTGCGCCGAATTAGGTATTGAAAACTTAACACTTTATGCTTTCTCTACAGAAAACTGGAACCGACCAAAACTAGAAGTACAAACTTTAATGAAGCTTTTAGTGTCTTCATTAAAAAAAGAAATTTCAACACTTCAAGATAATAACATAAAGCTTTCTGCCATTGGATGTTTAGAAACTTTACCTAAAAAAGTACATAAAGAACTTTTAGAAGTTATAGAAAACACCAAGCATAACAACAGAATGACTTTAACCCTTGCATTAAGCTATGGTTCTAGGGAGGAAATCATAAACACTGTTAAAGAAATTAGTATTAAAGTTAAAAATAATATAATTTCGCCCGAAAATATTGAAGAATCAATTATAAATGAGCATCTTTACACGCAAAATTTACCAGATGTAGATTTGCTTATTAGAACAAGTGGGGAGCAACGTATAAGTAATTTTTTGCTTTGGCAAATCGCTTATGCCGAATTATATTTCACAGATATATTGTGGCCAGATTTTACCAAGCAACATTTGTATGAAGCTATTATTGAATATCAAAAAAGAGAACGACGATTTGGGAAAACAAGTGAACAACTTAGTTAATACTTTACCTGTAATAACATATTTAAAGTACAGCATAACACTATTATTTTTTGTTGCAAGCATAAGCATTCAAGCACAAGACTTACAATATAGCAACGGCAAAAAATACACCCTAGGAGACATCTCTGTTTCTGGAAATACTACATTTAGCGAGCAAACCATAGTAACCTATTCTGGTTTAAGAAAAGGAAAGGAAATGACTATTCCTGGAGAAGACATAGCCAATGCCATTAAAAAACTCTGGAACTCAAAATTATTCAGTGATATTGAAATCTACATTACTAAAATAGAAGATGATGTTGCTTACTTAGAAATACGATTATCAGATTTACCGCAGCTTAACGAGTTAAAAATTAACGGTGTAAAAAAAGGCAAACAAGAAAGTATTATAAAAGAATCTAAGCTTAATAAAGGTGTCAAAGTAACCGAAAACCTTATAACTACAACAAAAAACTTTCTTCAAAGGAAATACAAAAAAGAAGGTTTTGTTAATACTAAAGTCCATATAAATACCATAGAAGTTAAAGACTCTATTGATAAAGCTAGAGTAAATATGGTGCTTAATATTGATAAAGGAGAAAAAGTAAAAATTAAAGACATAGAGTTTACAGGTAATGATGTTTTAAGTGATAAAAGGCTTCGTAAAGCCATGAAAAGCACCAAACAGATTAATCGTCTACGAATTTTAAAACGTTCAAAATTTATTGACTCTGCTTATCAGGCAGATTTAGGTCACGTTATAGAAAAATACAAAGAAAACGGTTATAGAGATGCCCGTGTTATTTCTGATAGCGTCATTATTAATGATGATAAAACCATATCTCTTAAAATTGATGTAAACGAAGGTGAACTTTACACTTTTGGGGATATTACTTTTATTGGTAATACCGTTTACACAAACCAACAGTTAAGCAGACTTTTACGTATTAGAAAAGGTGATACTTATAATGGTGTTGAATTACAAAAACGTATTGCAGACAATAGTAAACCAGATGCTCAAGATATTACAAATTTATATCAAAATAATGGCTATTTATTTTCGAGTATAGAATCTGTTGAGGTTAGTGCAGATAACAATGTTATCGATTTAGAAATAAGAATAACCGAAGGCAAACCAGCTTATTTTAATAGTGTTTCTGTTGTTGGAAACGACAAAACAAACGACCATGTGGTGTATAGAGAAATCCGTACACGCCCAGGACAATTATACAGTAAAGCAAATGTAGTACGTACCGTTCGTGAACTTGGTCAATTAGGCTTTTTTGATGCTCAAGAAATTTCTCCGAATTTCATTAATCCAAACCCAAATGAAGGTACCATAGATATGGAGTACTCGGTTAAAGAAACTGGATCTAGCCAAATTGAACTACAAGGTGGTTATGGCGGTGGTGGTTTTATAGGTACACTAGGTTTGTCTTTTAATAATTTTTCAATAAAAGATATATTTAAAAAAGAAGCTTATAAACCAATACCTATGGGTGATGGACAAAAACTGGCGCTTCGTTTACAAGCTAGTAGATTTTACCAAACCTATAGTTTTTCGTTTTCAGAACCTTGGTTAGGTGGTAAACGCCCTGTTCAGTTCTCTACATCATTATCACATACAAAACAGTTTTTATACAATCCTATAACAAGAAATGCTGATAAAAGCAGAAGTTTTAATATTACAGGAATTACATTTGGTTTAGCAAAAAGGCTGTCTGTTCCAGATGATTATTTTACACTATCACAAGCAATAAGTTTTCAACGTTACGATTTAAACAATTATAACACAGGCTTATTTACTTTTGGTGATGGATATTCAAACAACTTATCTTATACCATAGGTCTTAGTAGAAATAACACCAATATAGATCCTATTTATCCAACTGGTGGTTCCAATTTTTCTGTTACAGGTAAATTCTCATTGCCATATTCCTTATTTAACGGTGTAGATTATGAAGCGCTTAAGGCAGAAAGAGATGAAAATAGTAATATAGTAGCAGATGTTAACAGTAATAACTTAGAAAGAACCAATGCTTCGAATAGAATTTCTGAAATTGACCAAGAACGTTATAGTTGGTTAGAATTTTATAAGGTAAAATTCTCTGGAGAGTGGTACACGCAATTAGCTAAAGATCTGGTTTTAAGACCTAAAATTGAGTTTGGCTTTTTAGGAGCTTATGACAATGATAGAGGAGCTATACCTTTTGAACGTTTCTTCCTTGGTGGAGATGGTTTAGGTAATTTCTCACTAGATGGTAGAGAAATAATTCAGTTACGTGGATATCCTAATCAATCTCTAACCCATTTAGATGAAACAACGGGTAGAGCATCTAATGATGGTTCAAGTATCTATAATAAATTTTCATTAGAACTACGTTACCCAATAACACTTAAAGCTTCAGCAAAAATTTATGCTTTAGGCTTTTTAGAAGGTGGTGTATCAGCTGAAAACTTTAGAGATTATAATCCATTCAACATCAATCGTTCTGCTGGTTTAGGTATTCGTATTTTTATGCCTGCATTTGGTTTATTAGGTATCGACTTTGGTCATGGATTTGATGCCTTACCAGGCGAAACAGGTAAACATGGATGGGAAACACACTTCATTATTGGTCAACAGTTTTAATGATTAAATTACTTTGGCACGATATTTTCTAATAACATTTTGATGATTTGCATGAGGATTAAAATTTTTAAGATTAAAATTCGTTAATTTTGAAGATACAATTCCAAAAAGGCAGAAAACAAATCATCTGTCATTTTAGAATTTACAATAGATGAATTATAAAATATAAACAGATGAAAAATAACGTTCTTTTTTTACTGACATTAGTTTTTATGCTAAGCCTTTCAATACACGCACAACGTGGTGTAAGAATAGCTTATGTAGATACTGAATATATTTTAGAAAATGTTCCTGAATATCAAGAAGCAACAGCTCAATTAAATGACAAAGCTCAAAAATGGAAAAATGAAATTCAAGAAAAATTAGCTGTAATTGAACAAAAACGAAAAGATTTAAGCAACGAAAAAGCCCTTTTAACAAAGGAACTTATTGATGAGCGAGAAGAAGATATCAATTTTGAAGAACAGGAAATTTTAGATTATCAGCAAAAACGTTTTGGACCAAATGGTGATTTATTCATTCAACAAAAACAGTTAATGCAACCTGTGCAAGATCAAATTTTTGCAGCGGTTCAAGATTTAGCAGAAGGCAGAAAATACGATTTGGTTTTAGATAAATCTGAAACTAACATGCTTTACTCTAATAAAGCTTATGATATTAGCGAGCAAATATTAAGAAGCATTACTCGAGCATCAAAACGTTCACAGGCACAATCAAAATCTGAAAGAAAAGCTGCTGAAGATGAAGAATTAATTCCAGAAATTAATTACGAAAAAGAAGCCAGAGAAAAAGCTTTAGAAGAAAAGAAAGCTGAACGTGAAAGTGCTATTGAAAAAGCAAGACAAGAAAAATTGGCCGCTAGAGAAGCCAAAGTAAAAGCCGCTGAAGAAAGACGTCAAAAAATATTAGAAGAACGCGAAAAAGCAAAACAGTCTAAAATAGACGACAGAAACAAAACAGTTGAAACTGAGGAGAATGAAGATGAAGCATCAAAAACAACAGAAGCAAAAGCAGATGGTGAAACAAAAACCAGAGCACAACTTATAGAAGAAAACAGACAAAAAAAATTAGCTGATAGAGCAGCAAGAAAAAAAGCTCTTGAGGATAAAAAGAAAAAGATTTTAGAAGAACGCGAAAAAGCAAAAGATAGTACAAACACAAACAATTAATAATTTATAATTTATAACACAATTAATACTATTTAAAATGAAACAATTAAAAACACTTTTATTAGCAACTGCATTATGCATTGGAACAATAAGTTTTACACAAGCACAAAGCAAAATTGCACATATAAATACCCAAGAATTAATTGCAGCAATGCCAGCAGCAAAAGCAGCACAAGCTGAAATTGAAACTTTAGGTAAAACGTATCAAACAGATATTCAAGCGTCTATTACAGAATACCAAAATACTGTAAAACAATACGAAGCTGAGGCTGCTACAAAAACTGATGAAGAAAACCAAAAAAGAGGTTTAGAGTTACAAGAAAAGCAACAACGTATTCAGCAATTTAGAGCAGATGCTCAAAAAGATTTAGCTCAAAAAGAAGCTGAATTATTTCAACCAATTCAAGAAGCAGCAATGAAAGCTATAAATGAAGTAGCTAAAGCTCAAGGTTACGACTATGTTTTAGACAGAGCCACTTTAATTGTAGCTGAAGGAAAAGATATTTTAGCTGATGTTAAAAAACAATTAGGCATCTAATATTAGATTGCAAATAAAATATACTTAAAGCTGTCTTTTATAAGGCAGCTTTTTTATTTAGTGAAACTCAATTTTGAATTATTCAAAGTTAATAGTTGAACTAATTCCATTGAAAATCGGAAACTCGTTATATGAATGAATAAAATTATATACATTTATAAGAACTAAAATTATATGAGTAAACAACCTATTGGCATTTTTGATTCTGGTGTTGGCGGCACTTCTATTTGGAAAGAAATTCATACACTTTTACCAAACGAAAAT containing:
- a CDS encoding DUF6089 family protein gives rise to the protein MRHLIILALSILTINLSHSQINEIGVFAGGSNFIGDVGATDYISPNQLAIGGIYKWNRSRRHSYRASLIFSELEGIDVNSDDPRRIQRGYEFSSKIIEASLGIEFTFMDFNLHSGEKIGTPYLYSGVSATNHDNHYFLNGTQTQENTSSWAYGIPMAIGYKSNFLGNFIFGIEIGARYTFSDELDGSIPNDQSKQQFRFGNINNNDWYVFSGITLTYTFGENPCYCVD
- a CDS encoding isoprenyl transferase, with product MNLKDNIQTKTLPKHIAIIMDGNGRWAKQKGMMRAFGHENGTKSVRQTVEACAELGIENLTLYAFSTENWNRPKLEVQTLMKLLVSSLKKEISTLQDNNIKLSAIGCLETLPKKVHKELLEVIENTKHNNRMTLTLALSYGSREEIINTVKEISIKVKNNIISPENIEESIINEHLYTQNLPDVDLLIRTSGEQRISNFLLWQIAYAELYFTDILWPDFTKQHLYEAIIEYQKRERRFGKTSEQLS
- the bamA gene encoding outer membrane protein assembly factor BamA, producing MKLLLNIKKENDDLGKQVNNLVNTLPVITYLKYSITLLFFVASISIQAQDLQYSNGKKYTLGDISVSGNTTFSEQTIVTYSGLRKGKEMTIPGEDIANAIKKLWNSKLFSDIEIYITKIEDDVAYLEIRLSDLPQLNELKINGVKKGKQESIIKESKLNKGVKVTENLITTTKNFLQRKYKKEGFVNTKVHINTIEVKDSIDKARVNMVLNIDKGEKVKIKDIEFTGNDVLSDKRLRKAMKSTKQINRLRILKRSKFIDSAYQADLGHVIEKYKENGYRDARVISDSVIINDDKTISLKIDVNEGELYTFGDITFIGNTVYTNQQLSRLLRIRKGDTYNGVELQKRIADNSKPDAQDITNLYQNNGYLFSSIESVEVSADNNVIDLEIRITEGKPAYFNSVSVVGNDKTNDHVVYREIRTRPGQLYSKANVVRTVRELGQLGFFDAQEISPNFINPNPNEGTIDMEYSVKETGSSQIELQGGYGGGGFIGTLGLSFNNFSIKDIFKKEAYKPIPMGDGQKLALRLQASRFYQTYSFSFSEPWLGGKRPVQFSTSLSHTKQFLYNPITRNADKSRSFNITGITFGLAKRLSVPDDYFTLSQAISFQRYDLNNYNTGLFTFGDGYSNNLSYTIGLSRNNTNIDPIYPTGGSNFSVTGKFSLPYSLFNGVDYEALKAERDENSNIVADVNSNNLERTNASNRISEIDQERYSWLEFYKVKFSGEWYTQLAKDLVLRPKIEFGFLGAYDNDRGAIPFERFFLGGDGLGNFSLDGREIIQLRGYPNQSLTHLDETTGRASNDGSSIYNKFSLELRYPITLKASAKIYALGFLEGGVSAENFRDYNPFNINRSAGLGIRIFMPAFGLLGIDFGHGFDALPGETGKHGWETHFIIGQQF
- a CDS encoding OmpH family outer membrane protein; the protein is MKNNVLFLLTLVFMLSLSIHAQRGVRIAYVDTEYILENVPEYQEATAQLNDKAQKWKNEIQEKLAVIEQKRKDLSNEKALLTKELIDEREEDINFEEQEILDYQQKRFGPNGDLFIQQKQLMQPVQDQIFAAVQDLAEGRKYDLVLDKSETNMLYSNKAYDISEQILRSITRASKRSQAQSKSERKAAEDEELIPEINYEKEAREKALEEKKAERESAIEKARQEKLAAREAKVKAAEERRQKILEEREKAKQSKIDDRNKTVETEENEDEASKTTEAKADGETKTRAQLIEENRQKKLADRAARKKALEDKKKKILEEREKAKDSTNTNN
- a CDS encoding OmpH family outer membrane protein; the protein is MKQLKTLLLATALCIGTISFTQAQSKIAHINTQELIAAMPAAKAAQAEIETLGKTYQTDIQASITEYQNTVKQYEAEAATKTDEENQKRGLELQEKQQRIQQFRADAQKDLAQKEAELFQPIQEAAMKAINEVAKAQGYDYVLDRATLIVAEGKDILADVKKQLGI